From a single Drosophila sulfurigaster albostrigata strain 15112-1811.04 chromosome 3, ASM2355843v2, whole genome shotgun sequence genomic region:
- the LOC133844782 gene encoding band 7 protein AGAP004871 isoform X5: MGSDIVPMEQVSSMVSNGGGSVTMQRDDEYRNRIMKNTQAKHSHGFLYSDEEISDKASTCGKLLIFLSVALVIMTLPFSLFVCFKVVQEYERAVIFRLGRLMQGGAKGPGIFFILPCIDSYARVDLRTRTYDVPPQEVLTKDSVTVSVDAVVYYRVSNATVSIANVENAHHSTRLLAQTTLRNTMGTRHLHEILSERMTISGTMQVQLDEATDAWGIKVERVEIKDVRLPVQLQRAMAAEAEAAREARAKVIAAEGEQKASRALREASEVIGDSPAALQLRYLQTLNTISAEKNSTIVFPLPIDLITYFLKTTEATTQQNAAAAVAAQQQQQQQLQYQQPQQQLQQQQQFQPQQQQQQQLQPAPQQLQQQQQQQPPPQQQQQQQQQYQQAQQAQQISSAM; the protein is encoded by the exons ATACACAAGCAAAACATTCACATGGATTTCTCTATT CGGACGAGGAAATCAGCGACAAGGCATCAACATGCGGCAAATTGCTAATATTTCTATCCGTTGCACTTGTGATAATGACGCTACCGTTCAGTCTATTCGTCTGCTTCAAG GTGGTGCAGGAGTATGAACGAGCGGTTATCTTTCGCTTGGGCCGACTCATGCAGGGCGGTGCCAAGGGTCCAG GCATCTTCTTCATACTGCCGTGCATTGACTCTTATGCTCGGGTGGATTTGCGTACGCGCACCTACGATGTGCCACCGCAGGAG GTTCTGACAAAGGATAGCGTTACGGTTTCGGTGGATGCAGTGGTTTACTATCGCGTATCAAATGCGACCGTCTCTATAGCGAACGTGGAGAATGCTCACCATTCGACCAGACTACTGGCACAGACTACTCTACGAAACACAATGGGAACTCGGCATTTGCATGAGATACTCAGCGAGCGTATGACGATTTCCGGCACAATGCAG GTTCAGCTAGACGAAGCCACCGATGCCTGGGGCATCAAAGTTGAACGTGTTGAAAT CAAGGACGTGCGTCTGccagtgcaactgcaacgtgCGATGGCCGCCGAGGCAGAGGCTGCTCGTGAGGCACGCGCCAAAGTCATTGCCGCCGAAGGTGAACAGAAGGCATCCCGAGCACTACGCGAGGCATCCGAGGTGATTGGCGACTCGCCGGCAGCACTGCAGCTGCGCTATCTGCAG ACACTGAATACCATATCGGCGGAGAAGAACTCGACGATTGTGTTCCCGCTGCCAATCGACTTGATAACATATTTCCTGAAAACAACGGAAGCAACCACGCAACAGAATGCGGCTGCAGCGGTTgctgcacagcagcagcagcaacaacaattgcaatacCAGCAGCctcagcaacagttgcagcaacaacaacaattccaaccgcagcaacaacagcaacagcaattgcagccAGCAccgcagcaattgcaacaacaacaacagcagcaaccaccgccacagcaacagcagcagcaacaacagcaatatcaGCAAGCTCAGCAGGCGCAGCAGATTTCATCGGCCATGTAA
- the LOC133844779 gene encoding tyrosine-protein kinase Src64B isoform X1, which produces MGNKCCSKRQDQELALAYPTGGYKKSDYTFGQTHINSNSGGVGGGVATGLGQKHNNGGSLDSRYTPDPNRGPLKIGAKGGVDIIRTRTTPTAGVPGGLPKRRVVVALYDYKKRDESDLSFMKGDRMEVIDDTESDWWRVVNLSTRQEGLIPLNFVAEERSVNSEDWFFENVLRKEADKLLLAEENPRGTFLVRPSEHNPNGYSLSVKDWEDGRGYHVKHYRIKPLDNGGYYIATNQTFPSLQALVMAYSKNALGLCHILSRPCPKPQPQMWDLGPELRDKYEIPRSEIQLVRKLGRGNFGEVFYGKWRNSIDVAVKTLREGTMSTAAFLQEAAIMKKFRHNRLVALYAVCSQEEPIYIVQEFMSKGSLLDFLREGDGRYLHFEDLIYIATQVASGMEYLESKQLIHRDLAARNVLIGENNVAKICDFGLARVIADDEYCPKQGSRFPVKWTAPEAIIYGKFSIKSDVWSYGILLMELFTYGQVPYPGMHSREVIENIERGFRMPKPTNHYFPDNIYHLLLQCWDAVPEKRPTFEFLNHYFESFSVTSEVPYREVQD; this is translated from the exons atgggCAACAAATGCTGCAGCAAGCGACAGGATCAGGAATTGGCTTTGGCCTATCCAACGGGCGGCTACAAAAAGTCCGACTACACTTTCGGCCAGACacacatcaacagcaacagcggcggcGTTGGAGGCGGCGTTGCGACTGGCCTTGGCCAAAAGCATAACAATGGCGGCTCCCTGGACTCACGCTACACACCGGATCCGAATCGCGGACCACTGAAAATAGGCGCCAAGGGCGGCGTGGATATCATACGAACGCGCACCACGCCGA CAGCTGGTGTGCCTGGAGGTCTGCCAAAGCGACGCGTTGTCGTTGCTCTGTACGATTATAAAAAGCGCGATGAGTCCGACTTGAGCTTTATGAAGGGCGACCGCATGGAGGTCATCGACGACACCGAATCCGATTGGTGGCGCGTTGTCAATCTGAGTACACGCCAGGAGGGTCTCATTCCGCTCAATTTCGTGGCCGAGGAGCGAAGCGTCAACAGCGAAGA CTGGTTCTTTGAGAACGTGCTGCGTAAGGAGGCGGACAAGTTGCTGCTGGCGGAGGAGAATCCACGTGGCACTTTCCTCGTGCGTCCCTCCGAACACAATCCCAATGGCTATTCGCTATCGGTCAAGGATTGGGAGGATGGACGCGGCTATCATGTGAAGCACTATCGCATCAAGCCGCTGGACAATGGCGGCTACTACATAGCCACAAATCAAACGTTTCCCTCACTTCAGGCCCTGGTCATGGCCTACAGCA AAAACGCCCTCGGTCTGTGTCACATTCTGTCGCGTCCCTGCCCcaagccacagccacagatGTGGGATCTCGGTCCGGAGCTGCGCGACAAGTACGAGATACCGCGCTCCGAGATACAGTTGGTGCGAAAATTGGGTCGCGGCAACTTTGGCGAGGTCTTCTACGGCAAGTGGCGCAACAGCATCGATGTGGCGGTCAAAACGTTGCGCGAGGGCACCATGTCAACGGCTGCATTCCTCCAGGAGGCGGCCATCATGAAAAAGTTTCGACACAATCGCCTTGTGGCTCTCTATGCTGTCTGCTCACAG GAGGAGCCCATCTATATTGTGCAGGAGTTTATGTCAAAGGGCAGCCTTTTGGACTTTTTACGCGAGGGCGATGGCCGCTATTTGCACTTTGAGGATCTCATCTATATTGCCACACAGGTGGCCAGCGGTATGGAATATTTGGAATCGAAGCAGCTCATTCATCGTGATTTGGCCGCCCGGAATGTGCTCATTGGCGAGAATAATGTGGCAAAGATATGTGATTTTGGTTTGGCGCGCGTCATCGCCGATGATGAGTACTGTCCCAAGCAGGGATCGCGTTTCCCCGTCAAGTGGACGGCGCCCGAGGCCATCATCTATGGCAAGTTCAGCATCAAATCGGATGTGTGGTCCTATGGCATACTGCTAATGGAACTGTTCACGTACGGACAAGTGCCCTATCCGGGCATGCATAGTCGTGAGGTGATTGAGAACATCGAGCGCGGTTTCCGCATGCCAAAGCCGACAAATCATTACTTCCCCGACAATATCTATCATCTGCTCTTGCAATGCTGGGATGCGGTGCCCGAGAAGCGGCCAACGTTTGAGTTCTTGAATCATTACTTTGAATCGTTCTCGGTGACGTCGGAGGTGCCGTATCGGGAGGTTCAGGATTAA
- the LOC133844782 gene encoding band 7 protein AGAP004871 isoform X2, producing MPDSMMDMEHRDHQLHRHHHQQPQRVVATTSTSTFATPAPAPSASVSNEQQLLSRDRDHHLPLSAGTTPQSQSQTMQQQQQTMLQPQQQQQQQQQPPPPQLREREHHQQQQHQQQQQQQQLQQQQQQLPLPHSHHALMQQSQQQQAIHRAEQRRADEEISDKASTCGKLLIFLSVALVIMTLPFSLFVCFKVVQEYERAVIFRLGRLMQGGAKGPGIFFILPCIDSYARVDLRTRTYDVPPQEVLTKDSVTVSVDAVVYYRVSNATVSIANVENAHHSTRLLAQTTLRNTMGTRHLHEILSERMTISGTMQVQLDEATDAWGIKVERVEIKDVRLPVQLQRAMAAEAEAAREARAKVIAAEGEQKASRALREASEVIGDSPAALQLRYLQTLNTISAEKNSTIVFPLPIDLITYFLKTTEATTQQNAAAAVAAQQQQQQQLQYQQPQQQLQQQQQFQPQQQQQQQLQPAPQQLQQQQQQQPPPQQQQQQQQQYQQAQQAQQISSAM from the exons ATGCCCGATTCGATGATGGACATGGAGCATCGGGATCATCAGCTGCAtcggcatcatcatcagcagccgCAGCGTGTGGTGGCCACCACGAGCACCAGCACATTTGCAACACCAGCGCCAGCGCCATCAGCGAGTGTGTCaaatgagcagcagctgctgagtAGAGATAGGGACCATCACCTGCCATTATCAGCGGGCACAACgccacagtcgcagtcacagacgatgcagcagcagcagcagacgatgttgcagccacagcagcagcaacagcagcaacaacagcctcCACCTCCGCAGCTCAGAGAACGTGAAcatcaccaacagcaacagcatcaacagcagcagcagcagcaacagcttcagcaacagcagcagcagttgccgcTGCCACACAGTCATCATGCATTGATGCAgcaatcgcagcagcagcaggcaataCACAGAGCCGAGCAGCGGCGAG CGGACGAGGAAATCAGCGACAAGGCATCAACATGCGGCAAATTGCTAATATTTCTATCCGTTGCACTTGTGATAATGACGCTACCGTTCAGTCTATTCGTCTGCTTCAAG GTGGTGCAGGAGTATGAACGAGCGGTTATCTTTCGCTTGGGCCGACTCATGCAGGGCGGTGCCAAGGGTCCAG GCATCTTCTTCATACTGCCGTGCATTGACTCTTATGCTCGGGTGGATTTGCGTACGCGCACCTACGATGTGCCACCGCAGGAG GTTCTGACAAAGGATAGCGTTACGGTTTCGGTGGATGCAGTGGTTTACTATCGCGTATCAAATGCGACCGTCTCTATAGCGAACGTGGAGAATGCTCACCATTCGACCAGACTACTGGCACAGACTACTCTACGAAACACAATGGGAACTCGGCATTTGCATGAGATACTCAGCGAGCGTATGACGATTTCCGGCACAATGCAG GTTCAGCTAGACGAAGCCACCGATGCCTGGGGCATCAAAGTTGAACGTGTTGAAAT CAAGGACGTGCGTCTGccagtgcaactgcaacgtgCGATGGCCGCCGAGGCAGAGGCTGCTCGTGAGGCACGCGCCAAAGTCATTGCCGCCGAAGGTGAACAGAAGGCATCCCGAGCACTACGCGAGGCATCCGAGGTGATTGGCGACTCGCCGGCAGCACTGCAGCTGCGCTATCTGCAG ACACTGAATACCATATCGGCGGAGAAGAACTCGACGATTGTGTTCCCGCTGCCAATCGACTTGATAACATATTTCCTGAAAACAACGGAAGCAACCACGCAACAGAATGCGGCTGCAGCGGTTgctgcacagcagcagcagcaacaacaattgcaatacCAGCAGCctcagcaacagttgcagcaacaacaacaattccaaccgcagcaacaacagcaacagcaattgcagccAGCAccgcagcaattgcaacaacaacaacagcagcaaccaccgccacagcaacagcagcagcaacaacagcaatatcaGCAAGCTCAGCAGGCGCAGCAGATTTCATCGGCCATGTAA
- the LOC133844779 gene encoding tyrosine-protein kinase Src64B isoform X2: protein MGNKCCSKRQDQELALAYPTGGYKKSDYTFGQTHINSNSGGVGGGVATGLGQKHNNGGSLDSRYTPDPNRGPLKIGAKGGVDIIRTRTTPTGVPGGLPKRRVVVALYDYKKRDESDLSFMKGDRMEVIDDTESDWWRVVNLSTRQEGLIPLNFVAEERSVNSEDWFFENVLRKEADKLLLAEENPRGTFLVRPSEHNPNGYSLSVKDWEDGRGYHVKHYRIKPLDNGGYYIATNQTFPSLQALVMAYSKNALGLCHILSRPCPKPQPQMWDLGPELRDKYEIPRSEIQLVRKLGRGNFGEVFYGKWRNSIDVAVKTLREGTMSTAAFLQEAAIMKKFRHNRLVALYAVCSQEEPIYIVQEFMSKGSLLDFLREGDGRYLHFEDLIYIATQVASGMEYLESKQLIHRDLAARNVLIGENNVAKICDFGLARVIADDEYCPKQGSRFPVKWTAPEAIIYGKFSIKSDVWSYGILLMELFTYGQVPYPGMHSREVIENIERGFRMPKPTNHYFPDNIYHLLLQCWDAVPEKRPTFEFLNHYFESFSVTSEVPYREVQD, encoded by the exons atgggCAACAAATGCTGCAGCAAGCGACAGGATCAGGAATTGGCTTTGGCCTATCCAACGGGCGGCTACAAAAAGTCCGACTACACTTTCGGCCAGACacacatcaacagcaacagcggcggcGTTGGAGGCGGCGTTGCGACTGGCCTTGGCCAAAAGCATAACAATGGCGGCTCCCTGGACTCACGCTACACACCGGATCCGAATCGCGGACCACTGAAAATAGGCGCCAAGGGCGGCGTGGATATCATACGAACGCGCACCACGCCGA CTGGTGTGCCTGGAGGTCTGCCAAAGCGACGCGTTGTCGTTGCTCTGTACGATTATAAAAAGCGCGATGAGTCCGACTTGAGCTTTATGAAGGGCGACCGCATGGAGGTCATCGACGACACCGAATCCGATTGGTGGCGCGTTGTCAATCTGAGTACACGCCAGGAGGGTCTCATTCCGCTCAATTTCGTGGCCGAGGAGCGAAGCGTCAACAGCGAAGA CTGGTTCTTTGAGAACGTGCTGCGTAAGGAGGCGGACAAGTTGCTGCTGGCGGAGGAGAATCCACGTGGCACTTTCCTCGTGCGTCCCTCCGAACACAATCCCAATGGCTATTCGCTATCGGTCAAGGATTGGGAGGATGGACGCGGCTATCATGTGAAGCACTATCGCATCAAGCCGCTGGACAATGGCGGCTACTACATAGCCACAAATCAAACGTTTCCCTCACTTCAGGCCCTGGTCATGGCCTACAGCA AAAACGCCCTCGGTCTGTGTCACATTCTGTCGCGTCCCTGCCCcaagccacagccacagatGTGGGATCTCGGTCCGGAGCTGCGCGACAAGTACGAGATACCGCGCTCCGAGATACAGTTGGTGCGAAAATTGGGTCGCGGCAACTTTGGCGAGGTCTTCTACGGCAAGTGGCGCAACAGCATCGATGTGGCGGTCAAAACGTTGCGCGAGGGCACCATGTCAACGGCTGCATTCCTCCAGGAGGCGGCCATCATGAAAAAGTTTCGACACAATCGCCTTGTGGCTCTCTATGCTGTCTGCTCACAG GAGGAGCCCATCTATATTGTGCAGGAGTTTATGTCAAAGGGCAGCCTTTTGGACTTTTTACGCGAGGGCGATGGCCGCTATTTGCACTTTGAGGATCTCATCTATATTGCCACACAGGTGGCCAGCGGTATGGAATATTTGGAATCGAAGCAGCTCATTCATCGTGATTTGGCCGCCCGGAATGTGCTCATTGGCGAGAATAATGTGGCAAAGATATGTGATTTTGGTTTGGCGCGCGTCATCGCCGATGATGAGTACTGTCCCAAGCAGGGATCGCGTTTCCCCGTCAAGTGGACGGCGCCCGAGGCCATCATCTATGGCAAGTTCAGCATCAAATCGGATGTGTGGTCCTATGGCATACTGCTAATGGAACTGTTCACGTACGGACAAGTGCCCTATCCGGGCATGCATAGTCGTGAGGTGATTGAGAACATCGAGCGCGGTTTCCGCATGCCAAAGCCGACAAATCATTACTTCCCCGACAATATCTATCATCTGCTCTTGCAATGCTGGGATGCGGTGCCCGAGAAGCGGCCAACGTTTGAGTTCTTGAATCATTACTTTGAATCGTTCTCGGTGACGTCGGAGGTGCCGTATCGGGAGGTTCAGGATTAA
- the LOC133844782 gene encoding band 7 protein AGAP004871 isoform X1, translating to MPDSMMDMEHRDHQLHRHHHQQPQRVVATTSTSTFATPAPAPSASVSNEQQLLSRDRDHHLPLSAGTTPQSQSQTMQQQQQTMLQPQQQQQQQQQPPPPQLREREHHQQQQHQQQQQQQQLQQQQQQLPLPHSHHALMQQSQQQQAIHRAEQRRDTQAKHSHGFLYSDEEISDKASTCGKLLIFLSVALVIMTLPFSLFVCFKVVQEYERAVIFRLGRLMQGGAKGPGIFFILPCIDSYARVDLRTRTYDVPPQEVLTKDSVTVSVDAVVYYRVSNATVSIANVENAHHSTRLLAQTTLRNTMGTRHLHEILSERMTISGTMQVQLDEATDAWGIKVERVEIKDVRLPVQLQRAMAAEAEAAREARAKVIAAEGEQKASRALREASEVIGDSPAALQLRYLQTLNTISAEKNSTIVFPLPIDLITYFLKTTEATTQQNAAAAVAAQQQQQQQLQYQQPQQQLQQQQQFQPQQQQQQQLQPAPQQLQQQQQQQPPPQQQQQQQQQYQQAQQAQQISSAM from the exons ATGCCCGATTCGATGATGGACATGGAGCATCGGGATCATCAGCTGCAtcggcatcatcatcagcagccgCAGCGTGTGGTGGCCACCACGAGCACCAGCACATTTGCAACACCAGCGCCAGCGCCATCAGCGAGTGTGTCaaatgagcagcagctgctgagtAGAGATAGGGACCATCACCTGCCATTATCAGCGGGCACAACgccacagtcgcagtcacagacgatgcagcagcagcagcagacgatgttgcagccacagcagcagcaacagcagcaacaacagcctcCACCTCCGCAGCTCAGAGAACGTGAAcatcaccaacagcaacagcatcaacagcagcagcagcagcaacagcttcagcaacagcagcagcagttgccgcTGCCACACAGTCATCATGCATTGATGCAgcaatcgcagcagcagcaggcaataCACAGAGCCGAGCAGCGGCGAG ATACACAAGCAAAACATTCACATGGATTTCTCTATT CGGACGAGGAAATCAGCGACAAGGCATCAACATGCGGCAAATTGCTAATATTTCTATCCGTTGCACTTGTGATAATGACGCTACCGTTCAGTCTATTCGTCTGCTTCAAG GTGGTGCAGGAGTATGAACGAGCGGTTATCTTTCGCTTGGGCCGACTCATGCAGGGCGGTGCCAAGGGTCCAG GCATCTTCTTCATACTGCCGTGCATTGACTCTTATGCTCGGGTGGATTTGCGTACGCGCACCTACGATGTGCCACCGCAGGAG GTTCTGACAAAGGATAGCGTTACGGTTTCGGTGGATGCAGTGGTTTACTATCGCGTATCAAATGCGACCGTCTCTATAGCGAACGTGGAGAATGCTCACCATTCGACCAGACTACTGGCACAGACTACTCTACGAAACACAATGGGAACTCGGCATTTGCATGAGATACTCAGCGAGCGTATGACGATTTCCGGCACAATGCAG GTTCAGCTAGACGAAGCCACCGATGCCTGGGGCATCAAAGTTGAACGTGTTGAAAT CAAGGACGTGCGTCTGccagtgcaactgcaacgtgCGATGGCCGCCGAGGCAGAGGCTGCTCGTGAGGCACGCGCCAAAGTCATTGCCGCCGAAGGTGAACAGAAGGCATCCCGAGCACTACGCGAGGCATCCGAGGTGATTGGCGACTCGCCGGCAGCACTGCAGCTGCGCTATCTGCAG ACACTGAATACCATATCGGCGGAGAAGAACTCGACGATTGTGTTCCCGCTGCCAATCGACTTGATAACATATTTCCTGAAAACAACGGAAGCAACCACGCAACAGAATGCGGCTGCAGCGGTTgctgcacagcagcagcagcaacaacaattgcaatacCAGCAGCctcagcaacagttgcagcaacaacaacaattccaaccgcagcaacaacagcaacagcaattgcagccAGCAccgcagcaattgcaacaacaacaacagcagcaaccaccgccacagcaacagcagcagcaacaacagcaatatcaGCAAGCTCAGCAGGCGCAGCAGATTTCATCGGCCATGTAA